Proteins encoded by one window of Kribbella flavida DSM 17836:
- the recN gene encoding DNA repair protein RecN, translated as MLSEIRITGLGVIEDATLDLDPGFTAVTGETGAGKTMVVTGVNMLLGGRADSGLVRHGVRRARVEGRASAVPKSIVRQAEDRGGELDDDELLIARELSAEGRSRAFLGGASVPVSVLAEVSGDLVAIHGQADQWRLLQPARQRETLDTFAGEPVLVPLSDYMSAYRRHREVEAELTELTTRQRDRLAEADLLRFGLDEIAKAEPRPGEDVELAAEEDRLAYADGLRNAATTAAGALAAEDLDSTRPNDVLGLLALAKQVLDGEREHDAKLAELADRAGELGYLAADLAGELSSYATDVDTDPARLAVVSERRSLLTGLIRKYGDAEGTVDEVIEWAKRSAERLTELDGSDERVEQLTAERAELQEQLAELGRQIGAARKEAAERLGVLVSDELSGLAMPHATLTVEVHETTPGPYGADEIEFCFAANPGSPARPLQKAASGGELSRVMLALEVILSDTHPVPTLVFDEIDAGIGGRAAVEVGKRLARLAEKAQVIVVTHLPQVAAFADRHAVVLKSDDGSVTTSGLVALDDDGRLKELSRMMAGLENSDAAQAHAEELLALAAQRHTKPRKRKR; from the coding sequence ATGTTGTCGGAGATCCGCATCACCGGGCTGGGCGTGATCGAGGACGCCACGCTGGACCTCGATCCGGGGTTCACCGCGGTCACCGGCGAGACCGGGGCCGGCAAGACGATGGTCGTCACCGGGGTGAACATGCTGCTCGGCGGCCGGGCCGACAGCGGCCTGGTCCGGCACGGCGTGCGGCGGGCCCGGGTCGAGGGCCGGGCGAGCGCGGTGCCGAAGTCGATCGTGCGGCAGGCCGAGGACCGTGGCGGCGAGCTGGACGACGACGAGCTGCTGATCGCCCGTGAGCTGTCGGCCGAGGGCCGGTCGCGGGCGTTCCTGGGCGGTGCGTCCGTCCCGGTCTCGGTGCTCGCCGAGGTCTCCGGGGACCTGGTCGCGATCCACGGCCAGGCGGACCAGTGGCGGCTGCTGCAGCCCGCCCGGCAGCGGGAAACGCTGGACACCTTCGCCGGCGAGCCGGTGCTGGTGCCGCTGAGCGACTACATGTCGGCGTACCGGCGGCACCGGGAGGTCGAGGCGGAGCTGACCGAGCTGACCACCCGGCAGCGCGACCGGCTGGCCGAGGCGGACCTGCTCCGGTTCGGGCTGGACGAGATCGCCAAGGCGGAGCCGCGGCCCGGCGAGGACGTCGAGCTCGCGGCCGAGGAGGACCGGCTGGCGTACGCCGACGGCCTGCGGAACGCCGCGACCACGGCGGCCGGGGCGCTGGCGGCCGAGGACCTCGACTCCACCCGGCCGAACGACGTGCTGGGCCTGCTCGCGCTGGCCAAGCAGGTGCTCGACGGCGAGCGGGAGCACGACGCGAAGCTGGCCGAGCTGGCCGACCGGGCCGGTGAGCTGGGCTATCTCGCGGCGGACCTGGCCGGCGAGCTCTCGTCGTACGCGACGGACGTCGACACCGACCCGGCGCGGCTGGCGGTGGTCAGCGAGCGGCGGAGCCTGCTGACCGGCCTGATCCGCAAGTACGGCGATGCCGAGGGCACCGTCGACGAGGTGATCGAGTGGGCGAAGCGGTCCGCGGAGCGGTTGACCGAGCTGGACGGCAGTGACGAGCGGGTCGAGCAACTGACCGCGGAGCGGGCCGAGCTGCAGGAGCAGCTGGCCGAGCTGGGTCGTCAGATCGGCGCGGCCCGCAAGGAGGCTGCCGAGCGCCTCGGTGTGCTTGTGTCCGACGAGCTGAGCGGGCTGGCGATGCCGCACGCGACCCTCACGGTCGAGGTGCACGAGACCACCCCGGGGCCGTACGGCGCCGACGAGATCGAGTTCTGCTTCGCGGCCAACCCGGGCAGCCCGGCGCGGCCGCTGCAGAAGGCGGCGTCCGGCGGTGAGCTGTCCCGGGTGATGCTGGCGCTCGAGGTGATCCTGTCCGACACCCACCCGGTGCCGACGCTGGTGTTCGACGAGATCGACGCCGGCATCGGTGGCCGGGCCGCGGTCGAGGTCGGCAAACGACTCGCTCGGCTGGCCGAGAAGGCACAGGTGATCGTGGTGACGCACCTGCCGCAGGTCGCCGCGTTCGCGGACCGGCACGCGGTGGTGCTGAAGAGCGACGACGGCTCCGTCACCACCAGCGGCCTGGTCGCCCTGGACGACGACGGCCGGCTCAAGGAGCTGTCCCGGATGATGGCCGGGCTGGAGAACTCCGACGCCGCCCAGGCCCACGCCGAGGAGCTGCTCGCGCTGGCCGCGCAGCGTCACACCAAGCCGCGCAAGCGCAAGCGCTGA
- a CDS encoding NAD kinase yields the protein MVEPVESIEAGPRRVLLVTHTGRDLAVEVARQAHRLLTAAGLLVRLIGAEAEELALDPAEIADDPDKAAQDVELIIVLGGDGSILRGAELARPHGTPVLGVNLGHVGFLAEAEVDDLERIVEVVVDRSYTVEERMTLAVDVFVGDDLIFDTWALNEASVEKAAREKMLEVLVEVDGRPLSRWGCDGVVVATPTGSTAYAFSAGGPVVWPDVEAILLVPLSAHALFSRPIVVAPGSQLTVELIAAWHGRGVLWCDGRRMVEVPPGARIQVRRGKTPVRLARAHEASFTDRLVAKFDLPVLGWRGAAEHRRKRSAQEEI from the coding sequence GTGGTTGAGCCGGTCGAGTCGATCGAAGCCGGGCCCCGCCGCGTCCTGCTGGTGACGCACACCGGCCGCGACCTCGCAGTCGAGGTGGCCCGTCAGGCGCACCGGCTGCTGACCGCGGCCGGCTTGCTGGTCCGGCTGATCGGCGCCGAGGCCGAGGAGCTGGCGCTGGACCCGGCCGAGATCGCCGACGACCCGGACAAGGCCGCCCAGGACGTCGAGCTGATCATCGTGCTGGGTGGCGACGGCTCGATCCTGCGCGGCGCCGAGCTGGCCCGCCCGCACGGTACGCCGGTGCTCGGCGTCAACCTCGGCCACGTCGGCTTCCTGGCCGAGGCCGAGGTGGACGACCTGGAGCGCATCGTCGAGGTCGTGGTGGACCGCAGCTACACGGTCGAGGAGCGGATGACGCTGGCGGTCGACGTGTTCGTCGGCGACGACCTGATCTTCGACACCTGGGCGCTGAACGAGGCGAGCGTCGAGAAGGCCGCCCGGGAGAAGATGCTCGAGGTCCTGGTCGAGGTGGACGGCCGCCCGTTGTCCCGGTGGGGCTGCGACGGGGTCGTGGTCGCCACCCCGACCGGCAGTACGGCGTACGCGTTCTCGGCCGGCGGGCCGGTCGTGTGGCCCGACGTCGAGGCGATCCTGCTGGTGCCGCTGAGCGCGCACGCGTTGTTCTCCCGGCCGATCGTGGTGGCGCCGGGTTCGCAGCTGACGGTCGAGCTGATCGCCGCCTGGCACGGCCGCGGCGTGCTGTGGTGCGACGGCCGGCGGATGGTCGAGGTCCCGCCCGGGGCCCGGATCCAGGTCCGCCGCGGCAAGACCCCGGTCCGGCTGGCCCGGGCGCACGAGGCGTCCTTCACCGACCGGCTGGTCGCCAAGTTCGATCTGCCCGTACTGGGCTGGCGCGGTGCCGCCGAGCACCGCCGCAAGCGAAGTGCACAAGAGGAGATCTAG
- a CDS encoding TlyA family RNA methyltransferase, with product MAKGGVKRSRLDAELVRRGLARSREHASELVAAGKVKVSGAVATKPATGVGADAPILVDTSETDDPNYASRGAHKLVGALEAFSGVEVKGRRCLDAGASTGGFTDVLLRNGAASVLAVDVGYGQLVWALQTDDRVTVMDRTNVRTLTLDAIGGDPVDLVVSDLSFISLTLVLPALLGVVKPDGDLVLMVKPQFEVGKERLGKGGVVRDPDLRADAVRGVAAKAAELGWGVQGVAASPLPGPSGNVEYFLWIRRSAPPLDETMLRDAVESGPQ from the coding sequence GTGGCCAAAGGAGGCGTCAAGCGGTCCCGGCTCGACGCGGAGCTGGTCCGGCGTGGGCTGGCCAGGTCCCGCGAGCACGCGAGTGAGCTGGTCGCGGCCGGCAAGGTCAAGGTGTCCGGCGCCGTCGCGACCAAACCGGCGACCGGCGTCGGCGCGGACGCCCCGATCCTGGTCGACACCTCCGAGACCGACGACCCGAACTACGCGAGCCGGGGCGCACACAAGCTGGTCGGCGCACTGGAGGCGTTCAGCGGCGTCGAGGTGAAGGGCCGGCGGTGCCTGGACGCGGGCGCGTCCACCGGCGGGTTCACCGACGTGCTGCTGCGCAACGGCGCCGCGAGCGTGCTCGCCGTCGACGTTGGCTACGGCCAGCTGGTCTGGGCGCTGCAGACCGACGACCGGGTCACCGTGATGGACCGGACGAACGTCCGCACCCTCACCCTGGACGCGATCGGCGGCGACCCCGTCGACCTGGTGGTGAGCGACCTCAGCTTCATCTCGCTGACGCTGGTGCTGCCGGCCCTGCTCGGCGTGGTGAAGCCCGACGGCGACCTGGTGCTGATGGTGAAGCCGCAGTTCGAGGTGGGCAAGGAGCGGCTCGGCAAGGGCGGCGTCGTCCGTGACCCCGACCTGCGGGCCGACGCGGTCCGCGGCGTGGCGGCCAAGGCGGCCGAGCTGGGCTGGGGCGTGCAGGGGGTGGCGGCGAGTCCGTTGCCGGGCCCGTCGGGAAATGTCGAATACTTCCTGTGGATACGGCGTTCCGCACCGCCACTCGATGAGACGATGCTCCGGGACGCCGTCGAGAGCGGTCCGCAGTGA
- a CDS encoding phasin family protein, producing MVMDALRGYVQLANGLTEVTRQRAQQAAKALLQQTGADALTTKVSDLADEIVATSKSNRQLLQAIVANEVEGAVSRLGFVRSEEVGVLARRVDRLERELAETKAAAEAAGSVAATAAGTAAAAAEKATPVAPAAAPAAKKAPAKKVAAQPVPTDPAVKKAAKKAAKKAPAKKV from the coding sequence ATGGTGATGGACGCACTGCGCGGCTACGTACAGCTGGCGAACGGTCTGACCGAGGTGACCCGACAGCGGGCCCAGCAGGCAGCGAAGGCGTTGCTCCAGCAGACCGGAGCCGACGCGCTGACCACCAAGGTGAGCGACCTGGCCGACGAGATCGTTGCCACCAGCAAGAGCAACCGCCAGCTGCTGCAGGCGATCGTGGCGAACGAGGTCGAGGGCGCGGTGTCGCGGCTCGGGTTCGTGCGCAGCGAGGAGGTCGGCGTACTGGCGCGGCGGGTGGACAGGCTCGAGCGTGAACTGGCCGAGACCAAGGCGGCGGCCGAGGCGGCGGGATCGGTGGCGGCCACCGCTGCCGGCACGGCTGCTGCCGCGGCCGAGAAGGCCACGCCGGTAGCCCCGGCTGCGGCGCCGGCGGCGAAGAAGGCACCGGCGAAGAAGGTTGCTGCCCAGCCGGTGCCGACCGACCCCGCGGTCAAGAAGGCGGCGAAGAAGGCGGCCAAGAAGGCGCCGGCGAAGAAGGTGTGA
- a CDS encoding HAD-IIA family hydrolase: protein MTAKRAAPAPLSACDEPLAGRYDVALLDLDGVVYVGPDPVPDAPDNLRKAAKEGLRIGYITNNASRPASVVAEHLASFGLDVIADDVVTSAQAAAKLIANDFPAGSPVLVVGGEGLTAALEEYGLRPVRSSDARPVAVAQGFHPDVSWVMLADGAHAINEGAKWYATNLDLTIPTAGGMAPGNGTLVQAIRAAVEVDPVVAGKPEPPLLETSIERLKAERPLMIGDRLDSDIAGAHAVGIASLWVATGVHDAHDLARAPKDQRPTYIAADLGALAQKQPGVKVDGGKHTCAGWTAEVVSGSVAIKGEGEPYDGLRAILSAVWAAVDEPPKPAKTAAKAAGRGRRPLPKPGPALGSIAIDTALHRVGLDK from the coding sequence ATGACGGCGAAACGCGCAGCGCCAGCACCGCTGTCGGCGTGTGACGAACCGCTCGCCGGCCGGTACGACGTGGCGCTGCTGGATCTCGACGGTGTCGTCTACGTCGGCCCCGACCCGGTCCCCGACGCGCCGGACAACCTGCGCAAGGCCGCCAAGGAGGGCCTGCGGATCGGTTACATCACGAACAACGCGAGCCGTCCGGCGTCGGTGGTCGCCGAGCACCTCGCGTCGTTCGGGCTGGACGTCATCGCCGACGACGTCGTCACCTCCGCGCAGGCGGCCGCGAAGCTGATCGCGAACGACTTCCCGGCCGGTTCGCCGGTGCTGGTGGTCGGCGGTGAAGGGCTGACCGCGGCGCTGGAGGAGTACGGGCTGCGGCCGGTGCGGTCCAGCGACGCGCGGCCGGTCGCGGTCGCGCAGGGCTTCCACCCCGACGTCAGCTGGGTGATGCTCGCCGACGGCGCGCACGCGATCAACGAGGGCGCCAAGTGGTACGCGACCAACCTCGACCTCACCATCCCCACCGCCGGCGGCATGGCGCCGGGCAACGGCACGCTCGTGCAGGCGATCCGCGCGGCGGTCGAGGTCGATCCGGTGGTGGCCGGCAAGCCCGAGCCGCCGCTGCTGGAGACCAGCATCGAACGGCTGAAGGCGGAGCGGCCGCTGATGATCGGCGACCGGCTGGACTCCGACATCGCCGGGGCGCACGCGGTCGGCATCGCCAGCCTGTGGGTGGCGACCGGGGTGCACGACGCGCACGACCTGGCCCGGGCGCCGAAGGACCAGCGGCCGACGTACATCGCGGCCGATCTCGGGGCGCTGGCGCAGAAGCAGCCCGGCGTGAAGGTCGACGGCGGCAAGCACACCTGCGCGGGCTGGACCGCCGAGGTGGTCAGCGGATCCGTCGCGATCAAGGGCGAGGGCGAGCCGTACGACGGGTTGCGGGCGATCCTGTCGGCGGTCTGGGCCGCTGTCGACGAGCCGCCGAAGCCGGCCAAGACCGCCGCGAAGGCGGCCGGACGGGGCCGGCGGCCACTGCCGAAGCCGGGTCCGGCGCTCGGCTCCATCGCGATCGACACCGCGCTGCACCGGGTCGGGCTGGACAAGTAG
- a CDS encoding DUF1015 family protein: MSEAVLRLEPLRAWRFVAGMVSGLGAVTSPPYDVLEPALVRRLTDSDLHNMVRLILPRDPDLGPGRYDEPARRLADWQRRGVVVRDRRPALYVYEQQFQGAVLCGLVGALQLDPERRVVLPHEDVMPQWVDDRFDLMVATDADLEPILLAYGGGEGSTSIASIASDAVDAARAGEPWLVADTENGAHHQIWRIEDPVQLELIAAELAGHEALIADGHHRYAAYLERARREPHRPETSLGLAMLVDNDRHPLTLDPIHRLVPGLNLDTVARSTPDSWEVLPGRIDGVPDRVAISDGSSWVTLRSTAHRAEPTVSLLHEELLPAWGVPADDVTFHHDLSDALALAGPSQAAVELVAPRMDQVLRSAARGVVLPQKATSFGPKPRVGLLFRTLD, translated from the coding sequence ATGTCAGAAGCCGTCTTGCGACTGGAGCCGCTGCGGGCGTGGCGGTTCGTCGCGGGCATGGTGAGCGGGCTCGGGGCGGTCACGTCGCCGCCGTACGACGTGCTGGAGCCGGCGCTGGTCCGGCGGCTGACTGATTCTGATCTGCACAACATGGTGAGGCTCATCCTTCCACGCGATCCGGACCTCGGTCCCGGCCGGTACGACGAGCCCGCGCGACGCCTGGCCGACTGGCAGCGCCGGGGCGTCGTGGTGCGCGATCGCAGGCCCGCGCTGTACGTCTACGAGCAGCAGTTCCAGGGCGCTGTCCTGTGCGGTCTGGTCGGTGCGCTCCAGCTGGACCCGGAGCGGCGGGTGGTGCTTCCGCACGAGGACGTGATGCCCCAGTGGGTGGACGACCGTTTCGACCTGATGGTTGCCACCGACGCCGACCTGGAGCCCATCCTGCTCGCGTACGGCGGCGGTGAAGGCTCCACCAGCATCGCCAGCATCGCCAGCGACGCCGTGGATGCGGCTCGTGCCGGTGAGCCGTGGCTGGTGGCTGACACCGAGAACGGCGCGCACCACCAGATCTGGCGGATCGAAGACCCGGTCCAGCTCGAGCTGATCGCCGCTGAGCTCGCTGGACACGAGGCACTGATCGCCGACGGCCACCACCGGTACGCGGCGTACCTGGAACGGGCCCGGCGCGAACCGCACCGGCCTGAGACGTCGCTGGGGTTGGCGATGCTGGTGGACAACGACCGCCACCCGCTGACGCTCGACCCGATCCACCGCCTGGTGCCAGGGCTGAACCTGGACACCGTGGCCCGCAGTACTCCGGACAGCTGGGAGGTGCTGCCTGGGCGCATCGACGGCGTACCGGACCGGGTGGCGATCTCCGACGGCTCGTCCTGGGTGACGCTGCGGTCCACAGCACACCGGGCAGAGCCAACGGTGTCGCTGCTGCACGAGGAGCTCCTGCCGGCCTGGGGAGTTCCGGCGGACGACGTCACCTTCCACCACGACCTCTCGGACGCTCTGGCGCTGGCTGGCCCCTCACAGGCCGCTGTGGAGCTTGTGGCGCCCCGGATGGACCAGGTACTCCGGTCGGCCGCGCGGGGCGTCGTACTGCCGCAGAAGGCGACTTCCTTCGGCCCGAAGCCGCGGGTGGGTCTGCTCTTCCGCACTCTCGACTGA
- the tyrS gene encoding tyrosine--tRNA ligase — protein sequence MTDSGTASRTQVLDDLASRGLIAHSTDPDALRAAMAEGPITSYVGFDPTAPSLHMGNLLQLLTLRRLQLAGHNPIGLVGGATGLIGDPKESSERVLNPKDVVQQWVERVRGQVERFLDFDEALPNPARMVNNYDWTKDLNTLDFLRDIGKHFPVNRMLGREVVKARLEQGISYTEFSYVLLQSLDYLELYRRYGCTLQTGGSDQWGNLTAGVELIRRTESGKAHALATPLVTKADGTKFGKTESGTVWLDRELTSPYAFYQFWFNTDDRDVMQLVRYYTFRTAEEIAELEKATADRPHAREAQRVLAEDVTTLVHGRQETEQVQLAAKALFGQSDLRELDGDTLVAALREAPHTEVPGGQLPPVADLLVQSGLVASKSAARRTVAEGGAYLNNEKVSDAEYVPTSEDLLPGGALVLRRGKRSFAGVLVAPAAG from the coding sequence GTGACCGACAGCGGGACCGCTAGCCGCACCCAGGTGCTCGACGACCTGGCCAGCCGTGGCTTGATCGCGCACTCGACCGATCCCGACGCCCTCCGGGCCGCGATGGCCGAAGGACCGATCACCTCGTACGTCGGTTTCGACCCGACCGCGCCGAGCCTGCACATGGGCAACCTGCTGCAACTGCTCACGCTCCGCCGGCTGCAGCTCGCCGGGCACAACCCGATCGGACTCGTCGGGGGAGCGACCGGCCTGATCGGCGACCCCAAGGAGAGCTCGGAGCGGGTGCTCAACCCCAAGGACGTCGTTCAGCAGTGGGTCGAGCGGGTCCGCGGCCAGGTGGAGCGTTTCCTCGACTTCGACGAGGCGCTGCCGAACCCGGCGCGAATGGTGAACAACTACGACTGGACCAAGGACCTCAACACGCTCGACTTCCTCCGGGACATCGGCAAGCACTTCCCGGTGAACCGGATGCTCGGCCGCGAGGTGGTGAAGGCCCGGCTCGAGCAGGGCATCAGCTACACGGAGTTCAGCTACGTGCTGCTGCAGTCGCTGGACTACCTGGAGCTCTACCGCCGCTACGGGTGCACGTTGCAGACCGGTGGCAGCGACCAGTGGGGCAACCTGACCGCCGGCGTGGAGCTGATCCGCCGGACGGAGTCGGGCAAGGCGCACGCGCTGGCGACGCCGCTGGTGACGAAGGCCGACGGTACGAAGTTCGGCAAGACCGAGTCGGGCACCGTGTGGCTGGACCGGGAGCTGACGTCGCCGTACGCCTTCTACCAGTTCTGGTTCAACACCGACGACCGTGACGTGATGCAGCTGGTCCGGTACTACACGTTCCGGACCGCGGAGGAGATCGCGGAGCTGGAGAAGGCGACGGCCGACCGCCCGCACGCGCGGGAAGCGCAGCGGGTGCTGGCCGAGGACGTCACCACGCTGGTCCACGGGCGCCAGGAGACGGAGCAGGTGCAACTGGCGGCGAAGGCGTTGTTCGGTCAGTCGGATCTGCGGGAGCTCGACGGGGACACGTTGGTCGCAGCGCTCAGGGAGGCGCCGCACACAGAGGTGCCGGGCGGCCAACTGCCGCCGGTGGCGGACTTGCTGGTGCAGAGCGGATTGGTGGCGAGCAAGTCGGCCGCGCGCCGGACCGTCGCCGAGGGCGGGGCGTACTTGAACAACGAGAAGGTGAGCGACGCGGAGTACGTGCCGACGAGCGAGGACCTGCTGCCCGGTGGGGCGCTGGTGCTGCGGCGCGGGAAGCGTTCGTTCGCAGGGGTTCTGGTCGCGCCGGCGGCCGGCTGA
- a CDS encoding App1 family protein, whose amino-acid sequence MARPHYSSRLEDWFNLGIGSLLRRRGWRERIIPHVGYGNGEYVRVLARVVLSRDPRNQPRYDEDQVVRGWKVFVTAPATKVQVSVTVAGQSFDACTDRGGFVDLAVPVVLPPGWHEISLGVHGERQARGRVFVPDPDADFGLVSDIDDTVMLTMLPRPLIAAWNTFLRDEQARRVVPGMAEMYAELLADHPGAPIFYLSTGAWNTAPTLTRFLARHGYPAGPLLLTDWGPTNTGWFRSGREHKRAALSRLAKEFPAVRWVLVGDDGQHDPQIYGDFAQTHPDHVRAIGIRQLTPAEQVLSHGLPVPNPDPGAHDPQRPTAATVHGPDGHALVAQLRAVLSRPEAM is encoded by the coding sequence ATGGCCCGTCCGCACTACTCCTCCCGGCTCGAGGACTGGTTCAACCTCGGAATCGGTTCGCTCCTGCGCCGTCGCGGCTGGCGCGAGCGGATCATCCCGCACGTCGGCTACGGCAACGGCGAGTACGTCCGCGTGCTCGCCCGCGTCGTGCTCAGCCGTGACCCCCGCAACCAGCCCCGCTACGACGAGGACCAGGTCGTGCGCGGCTGGAAGGTCTTCGTCACCGCGCCGGCCACCAAGGTGCAGGTCTCCGTCACGGTGGCCGGGCAGAGCTTCGACGCCTGCACCGACCGCGGTGGATTCGTCGACCTGGCGGTGCCGGTGGTGCTGCCGCCGGGCTGGCACGAGATCAGCCTCGGCGTGCACGGCGAGCGGCAGGCCCGCGGCCGGGTGTTCGTGCCCGACCCGGACGCCGACTTCGGTCTGGTCAGCGACATCGACGACACGGTGATGCTGACGATGCTGCCGCGGCCGCTGATCGCCGCCTGGAACACGTTCCTCCGCGACGAGCAGGCGCGCCGCGTCGTACCGGGCATGGCCGAGATGTACGCCGAACTGCTCGCGGACCACCCGGGAGCGCCGATCTTCTACCTGTCCACCGGCGCCTGGAACACCGCGCCCACACTGACCCGCTTCCTGGCCCGGCACGGGTACCCGGCGGGTCCGTTGCTGCTGACCGACTGGGGCCCGACCAACACCGGCTGGTTCCGTAGCGGCCGGGAGCACAAGCGGGCGGCGTTGTCCCGGCTGGCCAAGGAGTTCCCGGCGGTCCGCTGGGTGCTGGTCGGCGACGACGGGCAGCACGACCCGCAGATCTACGGCGACTTCGCCCAGACGCATCCGGACCACGTCCGCGCCATCGGTATCCGCCAGCTGACCCCGGCGGAGCAGGTGCTGTCCCACGGTCTGCCGGTGCCGAACCCGGACCCCGGCGCGCACGATCCGCAGCGTCCGACGGCGGCCACCGTGCACGGTCCCGACGGTCACGCCCTGGTCGCCCAGCTGCGCGCGGTCCTGTCCCGGCCGGAGGCGATGTAG
- a CDS encoding LLM class flavin-dependent oxidoreductase, translated as MTSVGMCFPRTFPAALVTDVARRLETGGADELWIIEDCFYTAGPSLSAAALSVSERLTVGLGILPAVARTAAVTAMEIATLCALGPGRFLPGIGHGVQAWMGQMGVRPKSPLTALEEVTVAVGRLLAGEAVTMDGRTVHLDDVKLDAPPADVPPILLGVQGPKSLALAGRVAGGVVLAEPASPSYVRAAVQHAGAPEGFVVAAFSAICVRGDRKAAYEWSAPWLAGLIEQKNPALPALPFYDDLLRRYAESGVPGLVSMPTDWWQELGPIGTLDDAATHLDALEAAGVHHVGLFPDPEVEHGLPQLEHVLALANR; from the coding sequence ATGACATCTGTCGGTATGTGCTTCCCCAGGACCTTCCCCGCTGCTCTGGTGACCGACGTCGCCCGGCGGCTCGAGACTGGTGGGGCGGACGAGCTCTGGATCATCGAGGACTGCTTCTACACCGCCGGTCCGTCGCTGTCGGCGGCGGCGCTGAGCGTGTCCGAGCGGCTGACGGTCGGGCTGGGCATCCTGCCCGCGGTGGCGCGCACCGCCGCTGTCACCGCGATGGAGATCGCCACGCTGTGCGCGCTCGGGCCAGGCCGGTTCCTGCCGGGCATCGGGCACGGCGTGCAGGCGTGGATGGGCCAGATGGGCGTCCGGCCGAAGTCGCCGCTGACCGCGCTGGAGGAGGTGACCGTCGCGGTCGGCCGGCTGCTGGCCGGCGAGGCCGTGACGATGGACGGCAGGACCGTGCACCTCGACGACGTGAAGCTGGACGCGCCGCCGGCCGACGTGCCGCCGATCCTGCTCGGGGTGCAGGGGCCGAAGTCGCTGGCGCTGGCCGGCCGCGTTGCCGGTGGCGTCGTGCTGGCCGAGCCGGCGTCGCCGTCGTACGTGCGGGCGGCGGTGCAGCACGCCGGGGCGCCGGAGGGGTTCGTGGTGGCGGCGTTCAGCGCGATCTGCGTACGTGGCGACCGCAAGGCGGCGTACGAGTGGAGTGCGCCGTGGCTGGCCGGGCTGATCGAGCAGAAGAACCCGGCGCTGCCTGCCCTGCCCTTCTACGACGACCTGCTGCGGCGGTACGCCGAGTCAGGCGTCCCGGGGCTGGTCAGCATGCCGACGGACTGGTGGCAGGAGCTGGGCCCGATCGGCACGCTCGACGACGCCGCCACGCACCTCGACGCGTTGGAGGCCGCGGGGGTGCACCACGTCGGCCTGTTCCCGGACCCGGAGGTCGAGCACGGTCTCCCCCAGCTCGAGCACGTCCTGGCGCTCGCCAACCGCTAG
- a CDS encoding DNA-3-methyladenine glycosylase, producing MPVRRSLLAAPVLEVAPKLLGMVLRRTTDEGTVAVRLTEVEAYDGPNDPGSHAYRGQTARNAVMFGPPGFLYVYFTYGMHFCMNVSAGPDGQPSAVLLRAGEVVEGVELARRRRGAPASAETKFNQTAGVRSAGLSGAGVRAAGSSGAGVQPGPAGGKAAARRNPDWELARGPARMCVALGIDREANGVDLLARDAEVQLVPGPGFEGEPSTGPRVGLREAADRPWRFWIPGDPTVSAYRPHVPKKRA from the coding sequence ATGCCCGTTCGACGTTCGCTCCTGGCCGCTCCCGTGCTCGAGGTCGCGCCGAAACTGCTCGGCATGGTGCTGCGCCGGACCACCGACGAAGGCACCGTCGCGGTCCGGCTCACCGAGGTCGAGGCGTACGACGGCCCGAACGACCCCGGCTCGCACGCGTACCGGGGCCAGACGGCGCGCAACGCGGTCATGTTCGGCCCGCCCGGGTTCCTGTACGTGTACTTCACCTACGGCATGCACTTCTGCATGAACGTCAGCGCCGGGCCCGACGGGCAACCGTCCGCGGTGCTGCTGCGAGCCGGCGAGGTGGTCGAGGGCGTCGAGCTGGCCCGACGCCGCCGCGGCGCGCCGGCGTCGGCCGAGACGAAGTTCAACCAGACCGCGGGCGTGCGCTCGGCCGGTTTGTCCGGGGCGGGAGTACGCGCGGCAGGCTCGTCCGGGGCGGGAGTGCAACCGGGGCCTGCCGGGGGCAAAGCGGCAGCGCGGAGGAACCCTGACTGGGAGCTCGCCCGGGGTCCGGCGCGGATGTGCGTTGCGCTCGGCATCGACCGGGAGGCGAACGGCGTCGACCTGCTCGCCCGCGACGCCGAGGTCCAGCTGGTGCCGGGGCCTGGCTTCGAGGGCGAGCCGTCGACGGGTCCGCGCGTCGGTCTCCGCGAGGCCGCCGACCGTCCTTGGCGCTTCTGGATTCCCGGCGATCCGACCGTGTCGGCGTACCGGCCGCACGTGCCCAAGAAACGCGCCTAG